The Immundisolibacter sp. genome window below encodes:
- a CDS encoding alpha/beta hydrolase gives MVHGGGWRLGDTRHAKVVKNKLVRWAPQGIAFISVNCPMIPDADPIAQAGHVAAALAHVQRHAAEWVADPARFILMGHCAGGYCPSVMWR, from the coding sequence ATGGTGCATGGCGGTGGCTGGCGCCTGGGCGACACGCGCCATGCCAAGGTCGTCAAGAACAAGCTCGTCCGCTGGGCGCCCCAGGGCATCGCCTTCATCTCGGTGAACTGCCCGATGATTCCCGACGCCGACCCCATCGCCCAGGCCGGCCACGTCGCCGCCGCGCTGGCGCATGTCCAGCGTCACGCTGCCGAATGGGTCGCCGATCCGGCGCGTTTCATCCTCATGGGCCACTGCGCCGGTGGCTACTGCCCCTCGGTCATGTGGCGGTAG
- a CDS encoding antibiotic biosynthesis monooxygenase yields MAITNHEPVTVSIARRVRPGKEQAYESWVRQIIAAVSRYPGHLGVAVLKPVPGGRADYVLVDRFDSLQHQQNWEQSAERAGFLQRLADLTEGEERIQKVSGLEFWFSLPEVPAEAVPHRHKMTLVITLAVFCLGMTLNGLFGDLLHQLPLVVRVAVLSIVQVVALSYLLMPRLTALLKNWLYDSP; encoded by the coding sequence ATGGCAATCACAAATCATGAACCGGTCACGGTCAGCATCGCCCGGCGCGTGCGGCCGGGCAAGGAACAGGCATACGAATCCTGGGTCCGGCAGATCATTGCCGCGGTCTCCCGCTACCCGGGCCACCTCGGAGTGGCGGTGCTCAAACCCGTGCCCGGCGGGCGGGCCGATTACGTGCTGGTGGACCGCTTCGACAGCCTGCAACATCAGCAGAACTGGGAGCAGTCCGCCGAGCGGGCCGGTTTTCTGCAACGCCTGGCGGATCTCACCGAAGGCGAGGAACGCATACAGAAGGTATCCGGCCTCGAATTCTGGTTCTCGCTGCCGGAGGTGCCGGCCGAGGCCGTGCCACACCGGCACAAGATGACGCTGGTCATCACCCTGGCGGTGTTCTGCCTGGGGATGACCCTGAATGGACTGTTCGGTGACCTGTTGCACCAGTTGCCGTTGGTGGTGCGCGTGGCGGTGCTGTCGATCGTGCAGGTCGTGGCGCTCAGTTACCTGCTCATGCCGCGTCTAACGGCACTGCTCAAAAACTGGCTGTACGACAGCCCGTGA
- a CDS encoding class I SAM-dependent methyltransferase, with product MNLYDRYLLPLLIDAGCGLKDFQALRALLLPQATGAVLEIGIGTGRNLPFYDPARVSSLQGLDPAGQMHRKAQARAKAAGLEVELIALSAEQIPAPDASYDTVVCTFTLCTIPAPVTALREMRRVLKTGGKLLFCEHGRAPEAPVQRWQDRLTPWWKPIAGGCHLNRDVRAMLSAGGFVPTQIESSYLSGPKPLVYVTRGVAVAA from the coding sequence CTGAACCTCTACGACCGTTACCTGCTGCCGCTGCTGATCGACGCCGGCTGCGGCCTGAAGGATTTCCAGGCGCTGCGCGCGCTGTTGCTGCCGCAGGCCACCGGCGCGGTGCTGGAAATCGGCATCGGAACCGGGCGCAACCTGCCGTTCTACGATCCGGCGCGGGTCAGCTCGCTGCAGGGTCTCGACCCGGCCGGCCAGATGCACCGCAAGGCGCAAGCGCGCGCCAAGGCAGCCGGGCTTGAGGTGGAGCTGATCGCCCTGTCCGCGGAGCAGATTCCGGCGCCCGATGCCAGCTACGACACGGTGGTCTGTACCTTCACGCTGTGCACCATTCCCGCTCCGGTGACGGCGCTGCGCGAAATGCGGCGCGTGCTCAAGACCGGCGGCAAGCTGCTGTTCTGCGAGCATGGCCGCGCGCCCGAGGCGCCGGTGCAACGCTGGCAGGACCGTCTGACGCCATGGTGGAAGCCCATCGCCGGCGGCTGTCACCTGAACCGCGACGTGCGGGCGATGCTCAGCGCCGGCGGCTTCGTGCCGACGCAAATCGAGTCGAGCTATCTGAGCGGCCCCAAGCCGCTGGTGTACGTGACGCGCGGCGTTGCGGTGGCCGCCTGA
- a CDS encoding Rho termination factor N-terminal domain-containing protein, whose product MTRDHGPSIKDDARYEELRRHGYSKEKSARIANTPRHAAATRGGKAGDYEDQTRALLYEQAKQVGIAGRSRMNKAELIHALRHH is encoded by the coding sequence ATGACCAGAGACCACGGCCCTTCCATCAAGGACGACGCGCGCTACGAAGAATTGCGCCGGCATGGCTACAGCAAGGAAAAGTCCGCCCGCATCGCCAACACGCCCCGGCACGCGGCCGCCACCCGCGGCGGCAAGGCCGGTGATTACGAAGATCAGACCCGCGCGCTGCTGTACGAGCAGGCCAAGCAGGTCGGCATTGCCGGCCGCTCGCGCATGAATAAGGCCGAACTCATCCACGCGCTGCGCCACCACTGA